A genomic region of Nostoc sp. UHCC 0702 contains the following coding sequences:
- a CDS encoding ABC transporter ATP-binding protein, with amino-acid sequence MAKFRDILTYYRADWKLSIITIAASSIYEIFDLVVPYAIGQILNILSNQPLDKPLQTAIAIFSDITNYPVNQPLSLGVLLGLIFIVTVVRAPTQPWLTGWFHWDIAFKTRRSKSQTAIEKILTLPLEFYDENNPGRIAGRVARGITNHTWSYPEVAGQLIPKLIRVLGIFVFILVIEWRIAILYLISFIIILGFSLKDLQQLIQYESRLDKYAEGTESRTSEIITNIKTVKAFATEARELKRQTQRLDREFKVIDYRIHKGYTKLNTWQRTVIQFCVFAILGLTLAATINGKISLGHFVMTLTLSSMAYAELEPISTLAEVFARRYSPMVRFHEFLQEPTGADAAGILEKENEGEAPYKFTGKLEISHVNFGYDANRQVLQDINLLIEPYQTVALVGRSGSGKSTLVKLLLRYFEPQEGQILIDGQDIRTLNVGKYRRRLAIVHQEVDVFNGTVLDNITYGRPDASFEQVQEACRIARLDEVVQHLPQGYYTIVGERGVRLSGGQRQRLGIARALLVEPDVLIFDEATSSLDYESERSIQLAMRSIQGTCTTIVIAHRLSTVREADQIVVLDQGKIVEVGSHDELLRHEGIYRRLHSLQETGELLS; translated from the coding sequence ATGGCAAAATTTCGAGACATTCTCACTTACTATCGTGCCGATTGGAAGCTGAGTATTATTACTATTGCAGCATCCAGTATTTACGAAATTTTTGATTTGGTTGTGCCTTATGCGATTGGGCAGATTTTAAATATCTTGTCAAATCAGCCATTAGACAAACCATTACAAACAGCGATCGCAATCTTTTCAGACATCACCAACTACCCAGTAAATCAACCTCTATCTTTAGGTGTATTGCTGGGTTTAATTTTTATTGTCACCGTAGTTAGGGCGCCAACACAACCGTGGTTAACCGGTTGGTTTCACTGGGATATAGCCTTCAAGACGCGTCGCAGTAAAAGCCAGACAGCCATAGAAAAAATTCTCACTCTGCCACTAGAATTTTATGATGAAAATAATCCAGGGCGTATTGCTGGACGAGTAGCTAGAGGTATTACTAATCACACTTGGTCTTATCCCGAAGTTGCTGGGCAATTGATTCCCAAACTAATTAGAGTACTGGGAATTTTTGTATTTATCTTGGTGATTGAGTGGCGAATTGCCATTTTATATCTGATATCCTTTATCATTATCCTCGGCTTCAGCTTGAAGGATTTACAGCAACTTATTCAGTATGAAAGTCGTCTCGATAAATACGCAGAAGGTACAGAAAGCCGCACTTCTGAAATCATCACCAATATCAAAACAGTAAAGGCATTTGCAACCGAAGCTAGGGAACTGAAGCGGCAAACTCAACGTTTGGATCGTGAATTCAAAGTAATTGATTATCGCATCCACAAAGGTTATACAAAACTGAATACTTGGCAAAGAACTGTGATTCAGTTTTGCGTGTTTGCTATTCTTGGTTTAACTTTAGCGGCAACAATAAACGGTAAAATTTCTCTTGGTCATTTTGTTATGACCTTAACTCTTTCCAGTATGGCTTATGCTGAATTAGAACCTATCAGTACCTTGGCAGAAGTTTTCGCCCGTCGCTATTCTCCGATGGTGCGGTTTCACGAATTTCTTCAAGAACCAACAGGTGCTGATGCAGCTGGTATTTTAGAAAAGGAAAATGAAGGAGAAGCACCCTATAAATTTACTGGAAAATTAGAGATTTCCCACGTTAATTTTGGGTACGATGCCAACCGTCAAGTTTTGCAAGATATTAACTTGTTAATTGAACCATACCAAACAGTAGCTTTAGTTGGGCGTTCTGGTTCTGGGAAGTCTACATTAGTGAAGTTGCTGTTGCGGTATTTTGAACCTCAAGAAGGGCAAATTCTCATTGATGGTCAAGATATTCGCACCTTAAATGTAGGTAAGTATAGACGCAGGCTGGCGATCGTTCACCAAGAGGTAGACGTTTTTAACGGTACTGTGTTGGATAACATCACCTATGGTAGACCGGATGCTAGTTTTGAGCAGGTGCAGGAAGCCTGTAGAATTGCCAGACTTGATGAAGTAGTGCAACACCTACCCCAAGGTTATTACACCATTGTCGGGGAACGTGGTGTCAGATTATCTGGAGGACAAAGACAGCGTTTAGGAATCGCCAGGGCGTTGTTAGTCGAACCAGATGTACTGATTTTTGACGAAGCTACCTCTAGTTTAGATTACGAGTCTGAGCGTTCCATTCAACTAGCGATGCGATCGATTCAGGGAACTTGCACGACAATTGTGATTGCCCACCGTTTAAGCACAGTGCGGGAAGCAGATCAGATTGTCGTTCTAGATCAGGGCAAGATTGTAGAGGTGGGTAGCCACGATGAACTTTTGCGTCACGAGGGTATTTACCGCCGCTTGCACTCCCTACAAGAAACAGGAGAACTCCTGAGTTAG
- a CDS encoding heme utilization protein HuvX has protein sequence MNTNLKDFLAACENLGTLRLIVTSSAAVLEARGKLEKLFYAELPKGKYANMHTEGFEFHLNMDKITQVKFETGEAKRGNFTTYAIRFLDEKQEPALSLFLQWGKPGEYEPGQVENWQALREKYGEVWEPLPAEI, from the coding sequence ATGAATACTAATTTGAAAGACTTTTTAGCAGCTTGCGAGAATTTAGGAACTTTGCGTTTAATTGTTACTAGCAGTGCTGCTGTTTTAGAAGCACGCGGCAAATTAGAAAAGCTATTTTATGCCGAATTGCCTAAAGGTAAGTATGCGAATATGCACACTGAAGGCTTTGAATTTCACTTGAATATGGATAAAATTACTCAAGTTAAATTTGAAACGGGTGAAGCAAAAAGAGGGAATTTTACAACCTACGCTATTAGGTTTTTAGATGAAAAACAAGAGCCTGCTTTAAGCCTATTTTTACAATGGGGTAAACCAGGTGAATATGAACCAGGTCAAGTAGAAAATTGGCAGGCTTTACGTGAAAAATATGGCGAAGTTTGGGAACCTTTACCAGCAGAGATTTAA
- a CDS encoding PhoH family protein: MADALIIQLPNITGAIALAGDGEENLKILSRQTGASLVLRGQELYISGTKEQKELASRLVRSLEDLWIKGNTISSADILTARQALDTHREDELQELRRDVLAKTRRGEEVRAKTFRQRQYIEAIRKRDLTFCIGPAGTGKTYLAVVVAVQALLANQVEKLILTRPAVEAGEKLGFLPGDLQQKINPYLRPLYDAIYEFIDPEKVPNLMERGVIEVAPLAYMRGRTLNNAFVIVDEAQNTTPAQMKMVLTRLGFRSRMVITGDITQTDLPLNQQSGLTVALQILKNVEGITFCEFSQRDVVRHPLVQRIVAAYEQHEK; this comes from the coding sequence ATGGCAGATGCCTTAATCATTCAGCTGCCTAATATTACTGGTGCGATCGCCCTAGCTGGTGATGGGGAAGAAAATCTGAAAATCCTATCACGACAAACAGGAGCTAGTTTGGTACTACGTGGACAAGAATTATACATTTCTGGTACTAAGGAACAAAAAGAACTAGCTTCTCGATTAGTGCGATCGCTAGAAGACCTCTGGATAAAAGGCAATACTATCTCCAGTGCCGACATTTTAACAGCTCGTCAAGCTTTAGATACCCATAGGGAAGACGAATTACAAGAATTACGGCGGGATGTCCTAGCCAAAACTCGGCGAGGTGAGGAAGTTCGCGCCAAAACCTTTCGCCAGCGACAATACATTGAGGCGATACGTAAGCGCGACTTGACATTTTGCATCGGCCCTGCGGGTACTGGAAAAACCTACCTTGCTGTCGTCGTCGCTGTCCAAGCACTCCTCGCCAACCAAGTTGAAAAACTGATTTTAACTCGTCCTGCTGTGGAAGCTGGTGAAAAACTCGGCTTTTTACCTGGAGATTTACAGCAAAAAATTAATCCTTATCTCCGTCCACTTTACGATGCTATTTATGAATTCATCGACCCGGAAAAAGTCCCAAATTTAATGGAACGTGGTGTCATTGAAGTAGCACCTCTAGCTTATATGCGGGGACGGACTTTAAATAATGCTTTTGTAATTGTGGATGAAGCCCAAAATACCACACCTGCCCAGATGAAAATGGTTTTGACTCGTTTAGGCTTCCGTTCTCGGATGGTAATTACAGGTGACATTACACAAACCGACTTACCACTCAACCAACAATCAGGTTTAACAGTAGCTTTGCAAATTTTAAAAAATGTTGAAGGCATTACATTTTGTGAATTTTCTCAGCGAGATGTCGTACGTCATCCTTTAGTTCAGCGCATTGTCGCTGCTTACGAACAACACGAAAAATAG
- a CDS encoding 30S ribosomal protein S21, with protein MAEVRLDQNESIDSALRRFKKKIQKAGILSEVKRRERYEKPSLRRKRKAEASRRGFR; from the coding sequence GTGGCTGAAGTCCGTTTAGATCAAAATGAGTCGATTGACTCAGCATTGAGACGTTTTAAAAAGAAAATTCAAAAAGCTGGGATTTTATCTGAAGTTAAACGCCGGGAAAGATACGAAAAACCCAGTTTGCGCCGTAAGCGCAAAGCTGAAGCCTCACGCAGAGGTTTCCGTTAA
- a CDS encoding KH domain-containing protein, giving the protein MFLNRSVPNLHPNVGTKSVTASPNYVDLVRFLIQPFLESPETLSVDCEISHTLKRAWIRIAFDSTDKGKVFGRGGRNIQAIRTVIAAAAESARQSVYLDIYGSTTPGREGTSFDEDSEERSPPPKTRERGENGPDRPIAKPRLR; this is encoded by the coding sequence ATGTTTTTGAACAGGTCAGTGCCCAACCTTCATCCTAATGTCGGAACAAAATCCGTTACAGCTAGTCCCAACTATGTTGATCTGGTACGTTTTTTGATACAGCCGTTTTTAGAATCTCCAGAGACTTTAAGCGTCGATTGTGAAATTTCACACACCCTCAAACGGGCTTGGATTCGCATCGCCTTTGACAGCACAGATAAAGGAAAAGTGTTTGGTAGAGGAGGACGCAATATTCAGGCTATTCGGACAGTAATTGCCGCAGCAGCCGAATCTGCTAGACAATCAGTATACCTGGATATCTATGGCAGCACTACTCCAGGCCGGGAGGGTACGTCTTTTGATGAAGATTCAGAAGAGCGATCGCCACCCCCAAAAACCAGGGAACGAGGTGAAAATGGGCCTGATAGACCTATTGCTAAACCCCGTTTGCGCTAG
- the rpsP gene encoding 30S ribosomal protein S16 encodes MIKLRLKRYGKKREASYRIIAINSLARRDGRPLEELGFYNPRTDEVRLDVPGIVKRLQQGAQPTDTVRRILVKANVFEQVSAQPSS; translated from the coding sequence ATGATCAAACTGCGCTTGAAACGATACGGTAAAAAGCGGGAAGCAAGCTACCGCATTATCGCCATTAACAGCCTCGCTCGCCGTGATGGTCGTCCCCTAGAAGAACTAGGATTTTATAACCCCAGAACTGATGAAGTGCGACTAGACGTTCCCGGTATCGTCAAGCGACTACAACAAGGCGCTCAACCCACTGACACGGTACGTCGCATTTTAGTAAAAGCTAATGTTTTTGAACAGGTCAGTGCCCAACCTTCATCCTAA
- the ffh gene encoding signal recognition particle protein gives MFDALSNRLEAAWKKLRGQDKISQSNIQDALREVRRALLEADVNLQVVKDFISEVEAKAQGAEVVAGVRPDQQFIKIVHDELVQVMGTENVPLAEAPEQPTIVLMAGLQGTGKTTATAKLALHLRKLDRSCLLVATDVYRPAAIDQLISLGKQIDVPVFELGSDADPVEIARQGVERGRAEGVNTVIIDTAGRLQIDQDMMAELARIKQTVQPHETLLVVDAMTGQEAANLTRTFHEQIGITGAILTKMDGDSRGGAALSVRQISGAPIKFVGVGEKVEALQPFYPDRMASRILGMGDVLTLVEKAQEEFDLADAEKMQEKILSAKFDFTDFLKQLRLLKNMGSLGGIMKMIPGMNKLSDDQLKQGETQLKRCEAMINSMTRQERHDPDLLASSPSRRRRIASGSGYKESDVSKLVADFQKMRSLMQQMGQGGLPGMPGMFGGGGMGNAFAGAGNRPAPGWRGYSGGAGGAKKKKSKDKKKKGFGNL, from the coding sequence ATGTTTGACGCTTTATCTAACCGTTTAGAAGCTGCCTGGAAGAAACTGCGAGGGCAGGACAAAATTTCTCAGTCCAACATTCAAGATGCTTTGCGGGAAGTGCGCCGCGCCCTGTTAGAAGCAGATGTTAACCTCCAAGTAGTCAAAGATTTTATCAGCGAGGTTGAAGCCAAAGCCCAAGGCGCTGAGGTGGTGGCTGGCGTGCGACCTGACCAACAGTTCATCAAAATTGTTCACGATGAGCTGGTACAGGTGATGGGAACAGAAAATGTTCCCTTGGCAGAAGCCCCAGAACAACCCACTATTGTGTTGATGGCTGGTTTGCAAGGTACTGGTAAAACCACAGCTACTGCCAAGTTGGCTTTACATCTACGTAAATTAGACCGCAGCTGCTTGTTGGTAGCCACAGACGTGTATCGCCCAGCAGCTATCGATCAGCTGATCAGTTTAGGTAAACAAATTGATGTGCCAGTGTTTGAACTGGGAAGCGACGCTGATCCGGTGGAAATTGCCCGCCAAGGTGTAGAACGCGGTCGGGCAGAAGGTGTGAATACGGTGATTATTGATACTGCTGGACGATTGCAAATTGACCAAGACATGATGGCGGAATTAGCCCGCATCAAGCAAACAGTCCAACCCCACGAAACTTTGTTAGTGGTGGACGCGATGACTGGTCAAGAAGCAGCTAATCTGACCCGTACTTTCCACGAACAAATTGGAATTACTGGGGCAATTCTCACCAAGATGGATGGTGATAGCCGTGGTGGTGCAGCGCTATCAGTGCGGCAAATTTCGGGAGCGCCCATTAAGTTTGTGGGGGTGGGCGAGAAAGTCGAGGCATTACAACCATTTTATCCCGATCGCATGGCTTCCCGCATCTTGGGAATGGGCGATGTCTTGACTTTGGTAGAAAAAGCCCAAGAAGAGTTTGATTTAGCAGACGCTGAGAAAATGCAAGAGAAAATCTTGTCAGCGAAGTTCGACTTCACCGACTTTCTCAAGCAGCTGCGCTTGCTGAAGAATATGGGTTCGCTGGGAGGGATCATGAAGATGATTCCAGGGATGAATAAACTCTCAGATGACCAACTCAAGCAGGGAGAAACCCAACTCAAGCGCTGTGAGGCGATGATTAACTCCATGACCCGCCAAGAACGCCACGATCCCGATTTATTGGCGAGTTCTCCCAGTCGGCGGCGGCGCATTGCTTCTGGTTCCGGCTATAAAGAGTCCGATGTCAGCAAACTAGTAGCTGATTTTCAAAAAATGCGATCGCTGATGCAACAAATGGGTCAAGGTGGTTTACCTGGTATGCCAGGAATGTTTGGTGGCGGCGGTATGGGCAACGCTTTCGCAGGCGCTGGGAATCGTCCAGCCCCAGGATGGCGGGGTTACAGTGGCGGCGCTGGTGGCGCGAAAAAGAAAAAGAGCAAAGATAAAAAGAAAAAAGGTTTTGGCAATCTTTAG
- a CDS encoding FAD-dependent monooxygenase, with protein MPTEKSLTPEIKHSHGSVLIVGGGPAGLATALMLAKRGWTNITILEKRAAADYYEPDKSFNYLIDGRGQKFTDMLGISDHLAEIGVSNTEFYLTRIKPDGSRKTAKLPTINPNRKTAYWMPRRAFVFMLYQEIVRHWSESITVLFNTSCVQINKTTKLEIVAEDEKGTVSKFTAALLVGCDGLNSIVGNTLKEWDKSISNKFEMKYFPSASSGLRYKVLSLPPNFPLDSTANEHAVCDMAYAIRGAFPERKRSVSLGILPIKNPEEPRTANIITRPNNAIWELKNSAEVYNFFEKAFPQLPINQILSPEEVERFALSEGGYFPIPQYCSGLQFLLTPVDTTSTAGVVLLGDAIHCFPPDLGQGVNSALEDVCVLNQALSESDDDLDRALPLYESLRLADTEALVRLVQIGYPWQYNQAPLRSKLWNINFLIRLLLSRLLPFIFSPPAFFLIQNSQLSYKEIWVMVQRTTKSLYVLGFIVICGFLVLTLRIALKFIG; from the coding sequence ATGCCTACTGAAAAATCCCTGACACCAGAAATCAAGCATTCTCACGGAAGTGTATTGATTGTTGGGGGAGGCCCGGCAGGACTTGCCACTGCATTAATGCTAGCAAAACGTGGTTGGACAAATATTACAATTTTGGAAAAACGTGCTGCTGCTGATTATTATGAACCTGATAAATCATTCAATTATTTAATTGATGGCCGTGGTCAAAAATTCACTGACATGCTCGGAATTAGCGACCATTTAGCAGAAATCGGCGTTTCCAATACAGAATTTTATTTAACGCGAATTAAACCAGATGGCAGCCGCAAAACTGCAAAATTGCCTACTATAAATCCTAACCGCAAAACAGCTTACTGGATGCCACGTAGAGCATTTGTGTTTATGCTGTACCAAGAAATTGTCAGGCATTGGTCAGAGAGTATTACTGTATTATTTAATACTAGCTGTGTGCAAATCAACAAAACAACAAAACTGGAAATTGTTGCTGAAGATGAAAAAGGTACTGTGAGCAAATTTACGGCTGCTCTTTTGGTTGGTTGTGATGGTCTTAACTCGATTGTCGGCAACACTCTGAAAGAGTGGGACAAATCAATATCAAACAAATTTGAGATGAAATATTTTCCCTCAGCCAGTTCTGGTTTGAGGTATAAAGTATTAAGCCTGCCGCCAAATTTCCCTCTTGATAGTACTGCCAATGAACACGCTGTATGTGATATGGCATACGCTATTCGTGGGGCATTTCCAGAGCGCAAACGATCTGTCTCTCTAGGTATACTGCCGATAAAAAATCCAGAAGAACCTCGCACTGCCAATATTATTACACGACCAAACAATGCCATATGGGAATTAAAAAATAGTGCTGAGGTCTATAACTTTTTTGAGAAAGCTTTCCCACAATTACCTATTAATCAAATACTGTCGCCTGAAGAAGTTGAACGATTTGCTCTCAGTGAAGGCGGTTACTTTCCGATTCCTCAATATTGTTCTGGATTGCAATTTTTGTTAACACCAGTAGATACAACTTCTACTGCTGGAGTAGTACTTTTAGGTGATGCCATTCATTGTTTTCCTCCAGATCTCGGACAAGGAGTCAATTCTGCATTGGAGGATGTGTGTGTCCTGAATCAAGCTCTTTCTGAAAGTGATGATGATCTTGACCGCGCCCTACCTCTATACGAGTCATTGCGCTTGGCTGATACTGAAGCCCTAGTACGGCTTGTTCAAATTGGTTATCCGTGGCAGTATAATCAGGCTCCGCTTCGCAGTAAACTGTGGAATATCAACTTTTTGATCCGACTTTTACTTAGTCGGCTATTGCCGTTTATATTTAGTCCGCCAGCCTTCTTTCTCATTCAGAATAGTCAACTTTCCTACAAAGAAATCTGGGTGATGGTTCAACGTACCACTAAATCTTTGTATGTACTTGGTTTCATCGTGATTTGTGGTTTTTTGGTTTTAACATTGCGGATCGCACTTAAATTTATCGGTTGA
- a CDS encoding choice-of-anchor K domain-containing protein, which produces MKQNYLASLATATLTTVASLTIANSVQAAPPFTGASSGTWATPTPSGSPYVYNGVGTNTFDWGDADGFGTGPNILSFDGNSFSTGIDTPFQVGNLTYFNGTTVVGTTPSSVPLDVLLAFTDPGGLNKSFSFDFNLVSTENTGTPEENADFVFPPSTFSSTSFNFGGQDYTLQLLGFSKDGGTTIVNQFNVLENARDTAGLYAQITKVPKPIPEPSSLLGLMLLNTGGGVIFLQKKLRFLAKAKA; this is translated from the coding sequence ATGAAACAAAATTACTTAGCTTCCCTAGCAACGGCTACATTAACTACAGTGGCTTCCCTGACCATAGCAAACAGCGTGCAAGCTGCTCCACCCTTTACTGGTGCTTCTAGCGGTACTTGGGCAACTCCCACGCCTTCAGGTTCTCCTTACGTATATAATGGTGTTGGTACTAACACATTCGATTGGGGAGATGCAGATGGCTTCGGTACTGGCCCGAATATTCTAAGTTTTGATGGAAATTCCTTCTCCACAGGTATCGACACACCATTTCAGGTTGGGAATTTAACCTATTTCAACGGCACTACTGTAGTAGGAACAACCCCTAGTTCTGTTCCATTGGATGTGTTACTAGCTTTTACAGATCCTGGCGGATTAAATAAAAGTTTTAGTTTTGACTTTAATCTTGTTAGCACTGAGAACACGGGTACTCCAGAAGAGAATGCAGATTTTGTTTTTCCACCTAGTACCTTTAGTAGTACTAGCTTTAACTTTGGTGGGCAAGACTACACTCTCCAATTGCTTGGTTTTAGTAAAGATGGTGGTACTACAATAGTTAACCAATTTAATGTTCTGGAAAATGCAAGGGACACCGCTGGTCTCTATGCCCAAATCACGAAGGTTCCCAAGCCGATACCCGAACCTTCTTCGCTTCTTGGCTTGATGCTACTGAACACTGGTGGCGGTGTTATCTTCCTCCAGAAAAAGCTCAGATTTTTGGCAAAAGCAAAAGCATAG
- a CDS encoding aminopeptidase P family protein, with protein sequence MNIYNTDSSLANTLSHRRQQLANLIDFPAILWSGGSSPRNFPANLFPFRPSSHFLYFAGLPLTNAAIRLEAGKLELFMDDPKPSSALWYGEMPKRDAIAQTIGADAAKPMSELEFWVEDAATIAVQDAATWTQQSQLLNRWVLPQNPLQGIDLKLAKAIVSLRLTHDEGALTELRKAAAVTVAAHKAGMVATPQAKLEAQVRAAMEGVIIAHNMTTSYNSIVTVHGEVLHNEHYHHPLQPGDLLLADVGAETETGWAADVTRTWPVSGKFSPTQKEIYNLVLAAHDACIAKIRPGVEYGDIHLLAATVIAQGLVDLGIFQGNAEDLVEIDAHALFFPHGIGHLLGLDVHDMEDLGDLAGYEEGRERSDRFGLSYLRLNRPLHPGMLVTIEPGFYQVPAILNDMNLRAKYQNIVNWERLSQFSDVRGIRIEDDVLVTDIGAEVLTAALPNDADTVETLTNS encoded by the coding sequence ATGAATATCTACAACACTGATAGCTCACTGGCTAATACCCTCAGCCACAGACGGCAGCAACTAGCCAACCTGATTGATTTTCCAGCAATTCTGTGGTCAGGTGGCAGTAGTCCCCGCAACTTTCCCGCCAATCTCTTTCCCTTCCGTCCTAGCAGCCATTTCCTTTATTTTGCAGGGCTACCGCTGACAAATGCCGCAATTCGCCTAGAAGCGGGCAAGTTAGAACTATTCATGGATGATCCTAAACCTAGTAGCGCCCTTTGGTATGGAGAAATGCCCAAGCGAGACGCGATCGCCCAGACAATTGGCGCGGATGCTGCTAAACCAATGTCAGAATTAGAGTTTTGGGTAGAAGACGCAGCTACAATTGCTGTACAGGATGCTGCTACTTGGACGCAACAGTCCCAGCTATTGAATAGATGGGTTTTACCGCAAAATCCACTCCAAGGAATTGACTTAAAATTAGCCAAAGCAATTGTTTCTCTGCGCCTTACCCATGACGAAGGGGCATTAACAGAGTTGCGAAAGGCTGCGGCTGTCACTGTTGCAGCACACAAAGCTGGTATGGTAGCGACACCTCAAGCAAAACTAGAAGCACAAGTGCGTGCAGCTATGGAAGGAGTGATTATCGCTCATAATATGACCACCTCCTACAACAGTATTGTCACCGTTCACGGCGAAGTTTTGCATAACGAACATTATCATCACCCCTTGCAACCAGGAGACTTACTGCTTGCTGATGTTGGTGCTGAAACCGAGACTGGATGGGCAGCTGATGTTACTCGTACTTGGCCTGTTTCTGGCAAATTTTCACCTACTCAAAAAGAAATTTACAATCTTGTGCTAGCAGCTCATGATGCTTGCATTGCCAAGATACGTCCTGGTGTAGAGTATGGCGATATTCATCTGCTAGCTGCTACAGTCATAGCTCAAGGTTTAGTGGATTTAGGCATTTTCCAAGGAAATGCCGAAGATTTAGTAGAAATTGATGCCCATGCACTCTTTTTCCCCCACGGTATTGGGCATTTACTCGGTTTAGATGTCCATGACATGGAAGATTTAGGGGATTTAGCAGGGTATGAAGAAGGACGAGAAAGAAGCGATCGCTTTGGCTTAAGCTACCTGCGTTTAAATCGTCCCCTGCATCCGGGAATGTTAGTCACCATTGAACCAGGTTTTTATCAAGTTCCAGCAATTTTAAATGATATGAATCTGCGTGCAAAATACCAGAATATCGTGAATTGGGAACGCTTATCTCAATTTAGCGATGTCCGAGGAATCCGCATTGAAGATGATGTTTTAGTTACAGATATAGGTGCTGAAGTTCTCACAGCCGCATTACCAAATGATGCTGATACTGTAGAAACTCTGACTAATTCGTAA